In Thalassotalea fonticola, a single genomic region encodes these proteins:
- a CDS encoding sulfatase-like hydrolase/transferase, which produces MKILLTFLCSILCVNALAANTDERPNIIFLLADDFRWDSFGYMNKFGLTTPNLDRLAKQSVNFSKSYNTTAICQGSRANYVSGLYEFSTGTNFAHGGMDYSTWKNSYPAQLKANGYYTGFIGKFGFHVSSPDGKKGSADTVRPDFDYWAAWMGQGKYEITANPEASAWFERFAGKKEHTTHALGLMGADFIKQGVKSKKPFNLSVSFKAPHGPYTVDPRYQKIYAGKTFPKPENYGVDKNAPKQALSGRPASKGQKWMKNHDKAMANYHGLVYGLDQAVGRIIDTLEEQGVADNTVIIFAADNGFFNGSKGLSGKLYAYEEGTRSPTMIYHPKRYKSQFETSRVLSGNIDIAPTILDLANIKAPATMQGKSILPVLALKPEQQQLDMLHDSVLLMHVWGEKTAQSLAVVTPEHKYIHWFYGGLNGFERSEELFALTKDPYEQTNLAHSKEQQPTLLKMQQHYDNYLQMWQQQGVKDRGYPKYVRLADRNIPFEQNSTSDITSMSAGSNSKGGAVKKDKKNKKIKNSKKAKTE; this is translated from the coding sequence ATGAAAATATTATTGACCTTTTTATGCAGTATTTTATGTGTTAATGCATTGGCTGCAAATACCGATGAACGACCAAATATCATTTTTTTATTGGCCGATGATTTTCGCTGGGATTCTTTTGGTTATATGAATAAATTTGGTTTAACAACGCCAAATTTAGATCGTCTTGCAAAACAGAGTGTTAATTTTAGCAAAAGTTACAATACCACCGCGATATGCCAAGGCAGCCGTGCTAATTATGTTAGTGGTTTATATGAATTCTCTACAGGTACCAATTTTGCTCATGGCGGCATGGATTATAGTACTTGGAAAAACTCTTACCCAGCGCAGTTAAAAGCCAACGGATATTATACCGGCTTTATTGGCAAGTTCGGATTTCATGTAAGCTCCCCTGATGGCAAAAAAGGTAGTGCCGATACCGTACGACCAGATTTTGATTATTGGGCGGCATGGATGGGCCAGGGGAAATATGAAATAACTGCAAACCCAGAAGCCAGCGCATGGTTTGAACGCTTTGCTGGAAAAAAAGAGCACACGACCCATGCCCTTGGTTTAATGGGGGCCGACTTTATAAAGCAAGGCGTTAAGTCTAAAAAACCGTTTAATTTGTCGGTCAGTTTTAAAGCTCCGCACGGGCCTTACACGGTTGATCCTAGATACCAAAAAATTTATGCAGGTAAAACATTCCCTAAGCCTGAAAACTACGGTGTAGATAAAAATGCACCTAAGCAAGCGCTCTCAGGTCGCCCTGCCTCAAAAGGGCAAAAATGGATGAAAAACCATGATAAAGCCATGGCTAATTATCATGGTTTAGTTTACGGCTTAGACCAAGCGGTAGGGCGAATTATCGATACTCTTGAAGAACAAGGCGTAGCCGATAATACCGTAATAATTTTTGCAGCTGACAACGGTTTTTTTAATGGTAGTAAAGGCTTGTCAGGTAAGCTTTATGCCTATGAAGAAGGTACGCGCTCACCCACTATGATTTACCATCCCAAGCGATACAAGAGCCAATTTGAAACCAGTAGGGTACTTAGTGGCAATATTGATATCGCGCCAACCATTTTAGATCTTGCCAATATTAAAGCACCAGCCACTATGCAGGGTAAATCTATATTACCCGTATTAGCGCTAAAACCGGAACAACAGCAGCTCGACATGTTGCATGATTCGGTATTGCTTATGCATGTGTGGGGCGAAAAAACAGCTCAATCGCTTGCAGTGGTAACGCCTGAACATAAGTACATCCATTGGTTTTATGGTGGTCTTAATGGTTTTGAACGCTCAGAAGAATTGTTTGCTTTGACTAAAGACCCTTATGAACAAACCAATTTGGCTCATTCTAAAGAGCAACAACCTACGTTGTTAAAAATGCAGCAACACTACGATAATTATCTGCAAATGTGGCAACAGCAAGGCGTGAAAGATAGAGGCTACCCTAAATATGTACGACTTGCTGATCGAAATATTCCTTTTGAACAAAACAGTACTAGTGATATTACGAGTATGAGTGCTGGCTCTAATTCAAAAGGTGGCGCCGTTAAAAAAGATAAAAAGAATAAGAAAATTAAAAATAGTAAAAAGGCTAAGACTGAATAA
- a CDS encoding alpha-L-fucosidase — MQFSITYSETIMIKAIKLPLTTLAIAVMSLSSTSALAEKTANIEADWDSIATKQIPEWLIDAKFGVYTHWGIYSVPAHGGPDYVRQMYSPKNRKGVYEYHTKKYGSLEEFGYTDFIPQFTAPKFNASEWVGLMNEAGAKFGGIALVHHDGFLLWDSKYSRWNSKNMGPKKDIYGEIAAEVAKYPDMKLAATFHHGRTFNYAYGELSDKGADASKINKNWEISDPELGDFFWKKGRDSEEQFNSDWYGKITEVVDTYKPDFIWFDGLSTSMKGGHPTEDNVTKAISYYYNESAARDQDVVVANKLAANFNFPDHVGLKSYENGRDMPEHQPGYWLADRAIGYPWSYVNNKTYRDGPDYQVDSIIDFASRGGIMFLSLTPKGDGSIADEEIAIMKGIGRWMKVNGEAIYGTRRYSVYGEGPTKVTKFVKIKGKEKVKWDHRKLGAKDVRFTQKDNTLYAIALGWPEDNKLTIKTLNSDYAISSEAKIENISLIGSDEKIKWHRDSKGLHLVYPEKKEGEFAHAFKIEVAGDLIVTEPDAEHIKKS; from the coding sequence ATGCAATTTTCAATTACCTATAGTGAAACAATAATGATTAAAGCAATAAAGTTACCACTAACCACCTTAGCCATAGCTGTAATGAGTTTAAGCTCTACTTCAGCGCTGGCTGAAAAAACAGCAAACATAGAAGCTGATTGGGATTCAATAGCCACAAAGCAAATTCCAGAATGGTTAATAGATGCCAAATTTGGTGTTTACACTCATTGGGGAATTTATTCAGTTCCTGCTCATGGCGGTCCAGATTACGTTCGTCAAATGTATTCGCCAAAAAATCGAAAAGGTGTATATGAATACCACACTAAAAAGTATGGCTCTTTAGAAGAGTTTGGCTATACCGATTTTATTCCTCAATTTACCGCACCAAAATTTAATGCCAGTGAGTGGGTTGGGTTAATGAATGAAGCAGGGGCTAAATTTGGTGGTATCGCTTTAGTACATCACGATGGTTTTTTATTATGGGATTCTAAATATAGTCGTTGGAATTCTAAAAATATGGGACCGAAAAAAGACATCTATGGCGAAATAGCAGCAGAAGTTGCTAAATACCCCGATATGAAGCTTGCAGCAACTTTCCATCATGGTAGAACCTTTAACTATGCTTATGGAGAGCTATCAGATAAGGGTGCTGATGCATCTAAAATTAATAAAAACTGGGAGATTTCTGATCCCGAATTAGGTGATTTTTTCTGGAAAAAAGGACGCGATTCAGAAGAGCAGTTCAATTCAGATTGGTACGGGAAAATTACCGAAGTTGTAGATACCTACAAACCTGACTTTATCTGGTTTGACGGTTTGTCTACATCGATGAAAGGTGGTCACCCAACCGAAGATAATGTTACAAAAGCAATATCGTATTATTACAACGAATCTGCAGCGCGCGATCAAGATGTAGTTGTTGCTAATAAGTTAGCCGCGAACTTTAACTTTCCAGATCATGTTGGTTTAAAAAGTTATGAAAACGGTCGAGATATGCCAGAACATCAACCAGGCTACTGGTTAGCTGACAGAGCAATCGGTTACCCTTGGAGTTATGTAAATAATAAAACTTACCGTGACGGTCCTGATTATCAAGTAGACAGTATTATTGATTTCGCTAGTCGTGGTGGCATTATGTTTTTATCGCTAACACCAAAAGGCGATGGTTCAATTGCAGATGAAGAAATTGCAATTATGAAGGGCATTGGTCGTTGGATGAAAGTTAACGGTGAAGCAATATACGGTACTCGTCGTTATAGCGTTTACGGTGAAGGTCCAACTAAAGTAACCAAATTCGTTAAAATTAAAGGCAAAGAGAAAGTTAAATGGGATCATCGTAAGCTTGGTGCAAAAGATGTTCGCTTTACGCAAAAAGACAACACCTTATACGCCATTGCGTTAGGTTGGCCTGAAGATAACAAACTGACCATTAAAACGTTGAATAGTGACTACGCAATATCGAGCGAAGCTAAAATAGAAAATATCAGCCTTATAGGTAGTGATGAAAAGATCAAATGGCACAGAGACAGTAAAGGTTTACATTTAGTTTATCCTGAGAAAAAAGAAGGTGAATTTGCCCATGCATTTAAAATTGAAGTAGCGGGTGATTTAATCGTTACTGAACCTGATGCCGAGCATATTAAAAAATCATAA
- a CDS encoding arylsulfatase, translating into MKTSNILILMTVIAAVNFAHIASAESLKGSRPNIILVMTDDQGMGDLSVMGNQVLQTPNIDAFSQRSTRFNDFHVSPTCAPTRAALMSGRHEFRNGVTHTIRERERMALSTTTFAQLLQQSGYQTGLFGKWHLGDEQQYLPQNRGFSEVFMHGAGGIGQSFPGSGADFPPNQNKENKYFDNVILHNDTVVQTKGFCTDVFFQAALGWIKQQHDAKQPFFAYISTNAPHGPMLAPEKYKQRFKDMGWDDKTQGRYGMIENIDDNFGLLMQKLQQWQLIEDTLVIFMTDNGQAGRNGKLNGKNKKMHMAGFKTGKGSAYEGGTHVPAFWRWPGVLAENVDINALTAHIDLFKTFTELAGAKIPNNIQQIDGRSLLPLLENPKSDWPDREIFVHKGRWASGSNVEHSKYKKSAVRTQRWRLVNNSELYDINNDPFEDTDVAKKYPEVVQQLRTKYDSWWQQTVPLMVNEDAPLLDHQPFVELYEKAIAGGPLPLWQPPKL; encoded by the coding sequence ATGAAAACTTCGAACATATTGATATTAATGACAGTAATCGCTGCTGTTAACTTTGCACATATTGCTAGTGCAGAGTCATTGAAGGGAAGCCGACCCAACATCATTTTAGTGATGACAGACGATCAGGGCATGGGGGACTTATCGGTCATGGGCAATCAGGTATTGCAAACACCCAATATTGATGCATTTTCTCAGCGCTCAACTCGGTTTAATGACTTTCACGTTAGCCCAACCTGCGCACCTACCCGTGCAGCATTGATGAGTGGTAGGCATGAATTTAGAAATGGTGTTACACACACTATACGTGAACGAGAGCGTATGGCGCTATCTACAACAACGTTTGCGCAATTATTGCAACAATCTGGCTATCAAACTGGTTTATTTGGTAAGTGGCACTTAGGAGATGAGCAACAATACTTGCCGCAAAATCGTGGTTTTAGTGAAGTGTTTATGCATGGGGCAGGAGGGATTGGCCAATCATTTCCTGGTAGCGGAGCGGACTTTCCACCAAACCAGAATAAAGAGAACAAGTACTTTGATAATGTTATTTTGCACAATGACACCGTAGTTCAAACCAAAGGATTTTGTACCGATGTATTTTTTCAGGCCGCGCTAGGCTGGATCAAACAACAACATGATGCTAAGCAGCCATTTTTTGCATACATATCTACCAATGCGCCGCATGGCCCAATGTTGGCCCCTGAAAAATATAAGCAACGATTTAAAGACATGGGCTGGGATGATAAAACGCAGGGCCGCTATGGCATGATAGAAAATATTGATGATAACTTTGGTTTGCTAATGCAAAAGCTACAGCAGTGGCAGTTAATAGAAGATACTTTAGTCATTTTTATGACCGATAATGGCCAAGCAGGTCGTAACGGTAAGCTTAATGGTAAAAATAAAAAAATGCATATGGCTGGTTTTAAAACAGGTAAAGGAAGCGCTTATGAAGGTGGAACTCATGTACCTGCATTTTGGCGTTGGCCAGGTGTGTTAGCTGAGAATGTAGATATTAATGCGTTAACCGCACATATTGATTTATTTAAAACATTTACTGAACTTGCAGGCGCTAAAATACCTAACAACATTCAACAAATCGATGGGCGTTCGCTCTTGCCATTGTTAGAAAACCCAAAATCTGATTGGCCTGATCGAGAAATCTTTGTACATAAAGGACGTTGGGCTAGTGGAAGTAATGTTGAACACAGTAAATATAAAAAATCAGCAGTTCGCACGCAGCGCTGGCGTTTAGTTAATAATAGCGAGCTATATGATATTAACAACGATCCTTTTGAAGATACTGATGTTGCTAAAAAATACCCTGAAGTTGTACAGCAATTAAGGACAAAATATGATTCATGGTGGCAGCAAACTGTACCATTAATGGTAAATGAAGATGCACCGCTATTAGACCATCAGCCTTTTGTAGAATTGTATGAGAAAGCCATTGCAGGTGGACCGTTACCATTATGGCAACCACCTAAATTGTAA